A stretch of Henckelia pumila isolate YLH828 chromosome 4, ASM3356847v2, whole genome shotgun sequence DNA encodes these proteins:
- the LOC140861076 gene encoding protein FAR1-RELATED SEQUENCE 5-like, with the protein MYFEQIIEVGKPQAYKEFGDVVTFDTTYLTNKYDMPFAPFIGVNHHGQSILLGCGLLFNEDTETFVWLFRTWLERMEFWTPHGIITDQDWEMQNSIETVFPNTKHKWCLWHILKKLPEKFGYHFQKTSILSSVHELVYESQTANEFEHGWFSMLEMYELKNNDWLIGLFRERSRWVPCILKTSFWARMSTTQRSEGINAFFDGYVHSKTYLKQFVEQY; encoded by the coding sequence ATGTATTTTGAGCAGATAATAGAAGTAGGCAAGCCGCAAGCATATAAGGAATTTGGGGATGTAGTGACTTTTGATACAACGTACTTAACTAATAAGTACGACATGCCATTTGCTCCTTTCATCGGTGTAAATCATCATGGACAATCGATTCTACTTGGGTGTGGTCTACTTTTTAATGAGGATACAGAGACATTTGTATGGTTGTTTAGGACATGGCTAGAACGCATGGAATTTTGGACTCCTCATGGAATAATCACTGACCAGGACTGGGAAATGCAGAATTCCATAGAAACAGTATTTCCTAACACAAAACATAAGTGGTGTTTGtggcatatacttaagaaattACCTGAAAAATTTGGATATCATTTTCAAAAGACTTCCATACTCTCTTCTGTACACGAATTAGTGTATGAATCACAAACTGCTAATGAGTTCGAACATGGTTGGTTTTCTATGCTTGAAATGTATGaattgaaaaataatgattGGTTGATCGGGCTTTTTAGGGAGAGAAGTCGTTGGGTTCCATGTATTCTCAAAACTTCATTTTGGGCAAGAATGTCAACAACTCAACGGAGTGAGGGTATAAATGCTTTTTTTGATGGGTATGTGCATTCAAAAACATATTTAAAGCAATTTGTGGAGCAATATTGA
- the LOC140866723 gene encoding monooxygenase 2-like, whose protein sequence is MEEILIVGAGIAGLATSLGLHRLGIRSLVLESANALRAEGYALALWPNAWKALDAIGIGDDLRRQHKQLVSLVTTSVVSGLTTAELLFGGDHEVRRVDRKVLIETLKNELPGGTIRYSSKLVHIEESGYFKLVHLADGTVIKTKVLIGCDGVNSKVAEYLGLKKPSLAGRASIRGHVEFEDGHGLGQKFLQFFGNGSRYGVTPCDDHGVYWFFTYIPSPADRGIEEEPVKMKKFVSSKLGNIPDKIRDVFERTDLNNMVWSQLKFRHPWDLLWGYISKDNICVVGDALHPMTPDIGQGGCSALEDAVVLARNLADALTWKSSVGMQKGGEEVEHRMIEIGLKKYARERRWRSMKLVSAAYVVGFVQQSDGILLSFLRDKVFAKFLVGILFKMSKFECGKLEDS, encoded by the exons ATGGAGGAAATATTGATTGTTGGTGCTGGAATAGCTGGCCTTGCGACGTCTTTAGGACTTCACAG GCTGGGGATTCGGAGCTTGGTGTTGGAGTCAGCAAATGCACTGAGGGCCGAAGGGTACGCTCTGGCATTGTGGCCTAATGCTTGGAAGGCATTAGATGCCATTGGTATCGGTGACGATCTTCGTCGGCAACATAAGCAGCTTGTTAG TCTAGTGACCACTTCAGTCGTTTCGGGCCTGACAACTGCAGAACTACTATTTGG GGGAGATCATGAAGTTCGTCGTGTTGATAGGAAGGTCCTGATTGAAACGTTGAAGAACGAACTTCCGGGAGGCACCATTAGGTACTCATCTAAACTGGTACATATTGAGGAATCTGGTTACTTCAAGTTAGTTCATCTTGCTGATGGAACTGTTATTAAAACTAAG GTGTTGATTGGATGTGATGGAGTAAACTCAAAGGTGGCCGAATATTTAGGCCTGAAGAAGCCATCATTGGCGGGACGAGCATCGATTAGGGGTCATGTAGAGTTTGAGGATGGACATGGCCTCGGGCAGAAGTTTTTGCAGTTCTTTGGAAATGGCtcaagatatggcgtcactccATGTGATGATCATGGTGTCTACTGGTTTTTCACATACATTCCCTCTCCAGCAG ACAGAGGCATAGAAGAAGAACCAGTTAAAATGAAAAAGTTTGTATCTTCCAAGCTTGGAAACATCCCCGATAAGATTCGAGACGTTTTCGAAAGAACTGATCTAAACAATATGGTATGGTCTCAGCTAAAATTCAGGCATCCATGGGATCTCCTGTGGGGATATATCAGTAAAGACAACATTTGTGTGGTCGGTGACGCGTTGCACCCTATGACACCAGATATAGGCCAAGGCGGTTGTTCCGCTCTAGAAGATGCTGTTGTTTTAGCCAGGAATTTAGCCGATGCTTTGACATGGAAATCGAGCGTTGGGATGCAAAAAGGCGGTGAGGAAGTCGAGCACCGGATGATCGAAATTGGGTTGAAAAAGTATGCAAGAGAGAGGAGATGGAGGAGTATGAAGCTTGTTAGTGCAGCTTATGTTGTAGGCTTTGTACAGCAGAGTGATGGGATTTTGTTGAGCTTTTTGAGAGATAAGGTGTTTGCCAAATTCTTGGTTGGAATTTTGTTCAAAATGTCTAAATTTGAATGTGGCAAGCTTGAGGATTCTTGA
- the LOC140865588 gene encoding protein FAR1-RELATED SEQUENCE 2-like, whose translation MEEGAKIGDPCGQQSSLISELGSLNSEADGLMNDAQLFVEDSEIEPKVVMKFKNENEVFEFYKMYAYHVGFPVRKRTSQKNNKGVVTYVAFTCSREGYRSSNTNTTLNPQPNNQTGCKAKLSACSDAARVWKITNVHLEHNRQTSPSKSRAF comes from the exons ATGGAAGAAG GAGCTAAAATTGGAGATCCTTGTGGTCAACAAAGTTCTCTCATCTCTGAACTAG gttCTTTAAATTCAGAAGCTGATGGTTTAATGAATGATGCACAATTATTTGTAGAAGACAGTGAGATTGAGCCCAAGGTTGTGATGAAATTTAAAAATGAGAATGAAGTCTTTGAATTCTACAAGATGTATGCCTATCATGTTGGTTTTCCAGTTAGAAAAAGAACTTCTCAGAAGAATAATAAAGGGGTGGTTACGTATGTTGCATTCACATGTAGTCGAGAAGGTTACAGAAGTAGTAATACAAATACTACACTGAATCCCCAGCCAAACAATCAAACCGGTTGTAAAGCTAAGTTGTCAGCTTGTTCAGATGCTGCTAGAGTATGGAAAATTACCAATGTTCATCTCGAACACAATCGCCAAACTAGTCCATCCAAATCCAGAGCATTTTGA
- the LOC140861075 gene encoding uncharacterized protein — MSNITKLEFEALDLSGKNYLSWILDAEIHLVSMNLGDTIKEGNEMSQQDRAKTLIFLRHHLNDGLKTEYLTVKEPQELWKNLKERFDHQRTIVLPRAQYEWMHLRLQDFKSVSDYNSALFKISSTLILCGEKVTDQDMLEKTFSTFHASNVLLQQQYRECGFKKYSELISCLLVAEKNNELLMKNHQLHPTGSTPFPEANGTAFPESNANSAQNHNNESRRGRGHGQRRNYQQQIGKKHKTSQQQWNSNNEEANGKSSKEFEDKCYRCGVEGHWSRTCRTTKHLVDLYQSSMKEKGKIEANLVDSDDPVDITHLDVSDFFPHPDGNIDHLIGGGVLENKE, encoded by the coding sequence ATGTCGAACATCACCAAACTTGAATTTGAAGCACTTGATTTGTCCGGAAAGAACTACTTGTCATGGATATTGGATGCCGAGATCCACCTTGTCTCTATGAATTTAGGGGATACAATCAAAGAAGGAAATGAAATGTCCCAGCAGGATCGTGCAAAAACACTCATTTTCCTTCGTCATCATCTCAACGATGGGTTGAAAACCGAGTATCTCACTGTGAAAGAACCACAAGAGCTTTGGAAAAATCTAAAAGAAAGATTTGACCATCAGAGAACTATTGTTCTTCCAAGAGCTCAATACGAATGGATGCATCTACGCTTACAAGATTTCAAGTCTGtaagtgattataattctgcatTATTTAAGATCAGCTCCACCCTAATACTCTGTGGAGAGAAAGTCACGGATCAAGACATGTTAGAAAAGACATTctccacttttcacgcatcaaatGTGCTCCTGCAGCAGCAATATCGTGAATGTGGATTCAAAAAGTACTCCGAGCTAATATCTTGCTTACTAGTTGCTGAAAAAAATAATGAGTTACTCATGAAAAATCACCAATTGCACCCAACTGGATCTACaccatttcctgaagcaaatggaACTGCATTTCCtgaatcaaatgctaactcAGCACAAAATCATAACAATGAGAGCAGGCGTGGCCGTGGGCATGGCCAAAGAAGAAACTATCAGCAACAAATTGGAAAGAAACATAAGACAAGCCAGCAGCAGTGGAATTCCAATAATgaagaagcaaatggaaaaagttCAAAGGAGTTTGAAGATAAATGTTATAGATGTGGGGTGGAAGGACATTGGTCTCGTACCTGTCGTACAACAAAACATCTTGTGGATCTTTACCAAAGCTCGAtgaaggaaaaaggaaaaatagAGGCAAATCTTGTGGATTCTGATGATCCAGTTGATATAACTCACTTGGATGTCTCTGATTTTTTCCCTCATCCTGATGGAAATATAGATCATTTGATTGGCGGTGGTGTGTTAGAAAACAAAGAATAA